gaaggaaaaggatgaaaaagaCCCTATCATCTTACGAACTTTACTCAACAGAAATACAAGAAGAAATGAATTACAAGTGCGACAACGAAAATCAAAAACTTTGTTACAACTACAACCGCATCGTCTATTCCAACCccaaaaagagagaaagttcTACGTGAAAATATGATATCCAATCTTTGCTTGGAAATGTTGAGAATGGACAGAGAAGAAAGACCTGTTGTTTTATTTAAGTGGGTGCAACCACCCCAGAAGAGGGTGATAACTGCGACACTAACAgccaaaaaaccaagaaaagcaAAATCAACTGGATGAAAAAACATGCAGTAACCTCACATACTTTGCTCTGCATCTCAAACACCTCTTCGGTCCCTAAAACATCTCCACAGTATTTTTCTAGCTGCTCCGCTTGTTTCTTTAGTGACGCAGCCTTGATTTCTGCTTCTCCTAGCTTATTTAGCATCTGCACTTGCTCACCAGCCATAGCCTGTTGTTCCTCAAATAGGGCGATTTGATCACCTGCAGCAACTCTCAACTTCTGCAGATTCCTTGTTAATGCCAGACACTTTATCTCAGCCTCGATCTTTTGCTTGAAAAGGCCCTCAAGCTCGTTCTCAAGCTCTCTAGATTTCTCTTGTTGCAATTCTGCGGTACTCACTGATTCTTCTTTTGGTGACTTGTCACCATTCAAGGAGGCTTCCAGTTCAGCAACCATCGTCTCCTTCATCTTGAGCATGGCCTTGGTCAACTCCAGGCTGCTTTCCAAGTATTTTACATTCTGTGTTAAGCTTAATACTTGGAACTCCAATGAACTTgattctttgaaactttcagaATCAAACTTGTCAGATAAACTCGATTCATGGATTTCTGGATCAGCTAAAGAGGAATCTTCCACTACACTGCTAACTTTCCCGATCTCCCCCAATTTTTGAACCTCTGCAAGAGAAGACATAATTCAGTTAACTATGCTATCATACTACCTTTCCATTTTATCTTGCAGAAAATCGACACAAGGTCTTCATCCACAACAAATTTATCTGACGCAAAAGATGTGCCATCAACAACTTGAATGAAAGGACAAGCGCTATCTAGAGGTATCAACAGGTGAGGGAAAAGGGAAACACCAGGAACCAATTCAACACCAGACAAGTGACCCAAATTAGGAGACTGACCATAATTACCTAAGACACGGATCAATTCTATACATAAAATGGGTGAAAACACTGTGTGCCAGAGACTGGAATACAGTATGAATGCCACTTCAAAATGATGACCATGTAATTCAAGCCCATATCTTGCTTCCAAGCAACACTTAATATAAAAcgataattaatttcaaagtaatTGGCAAATGGACTGCTCAGATGAAAAAAATCCTGAATTGCATAAAAGGGAGATAATTGTTTTTACTGGAATCCCTAACTTCTGCTTTCTTAGATTAGAAAGGTAAGTGGAGTTTAAACAAACAATAGCAGTAGGACAGTAGGGTTTGACTTCCACAGACTGCAAGTCCCAATGTTGACCATCAGCTGCAGGCCATAAGGGCTGTGCTCAGCCAGGCACATCTCTTGCAGGGAGGGCTCTGGGCCTGGGTTGGTGGAGGATTAGTCAAGTCCAACGATGGATACCCCACCTCCTCAAtactaaagaaagaaaagggatttGAAATGTAAGTTCCAGATTGAAAATTGATATAAAGGGAGAAAGAAGCATTCAGCCAGTGGGAGATGATTGTTCTTATTGGATGCCCTAACTTTTGTGTTTTGGATTGAAGATGCAAGTTCCAATTAAAAACAGATACTGACGGGAAAGAAACACAACCTAAAGCGTGAGATCAATATTTACATCACAAAGAAAAGACTGGCTAACCATATATCCTCATGCAAACCAGTTATACCAAGTACGAAGCAAATCTTTGAATGTGTAACAGGAATAAACAGCAGGGACATGATTAGCCTTGGAATATAAATCTTTCGACCTTCAAATTGAAATATGTCTAGTAAACTAACACCAAATCCTATTGATAGCACGTACGCTGAGCTACTGCTCTTCCTTCTAAGAACCATGCTTCTCAATAATTTCACAATTACATTTCTGAGAAATGCTGATTACTATCGATTAGGTATGTGTCTATAAGGAGAAAAGGCAAAACAATTACATAGATACCTGGAAGAAGCATTACAGGACTATCTACAAAAAATTGTCAACCTCTAAAACCAAACAGCTatagcaaaaacaaattatgaggtAGGATACAACTGCAAATCAACAATACAATATATGATAGCACACAAATGGCCTCTATAAAACACGTCATAAGAAAAGGATTATCAAATCCGATAAAAGATAGTCAAACCAACCGTTTTCAAGAGCTTTTTGCACAGATTGGAGGGAAAGTATAGACTCATCCCATTGATCCTGATCTGCCGAGGGTCGGTGATCAACCCTTTTTTCTCCCTTATCCGTCCAAGATGCTTCTGCAGCTAATTCATCTTCTGAAACATCTTCAACTTCTCCAACATTCTCCTGCCCATAACCAGTATGTACATCCCCGCTGAATTGTTGTTCACCTGCATGGGCTTCATCACTGTTTTCTCCGTCGTAAATCATTGACCTTCCACTTTGCTTTCCGTTACTGGTCACAGAACAATCACCCTGCATAAAGACAAAGTTGGAGCTTCTTGAATCAGATTCCATGCTGGAATGAGAGTTTTCCTTCTCGATTTTGACCCTTTCTCCTCTAGGCTTCTTACCGTTTTCTACCCATCCCTTCCCTTGTTGAACCTGTTGAGCTGAACTACCCACACCCTTCCCACTCAAACTCTTCACCCTGTTCTTGTCCCGTGCATACCCTGACAATGCAGGCAGGTCATGCCTCACCCTAGGAGCACTAGCTGCTGTTGAGGACTTGCTACTCCGATCCTCACTATTCTCAGAATCCATGCCAGCTGCGAAAGCAGATGCAACCATAAATATCGATTCCAAACTAGACCCTCGGGTCACAAACGCATCACCAAGAGCCACATTTCTAAATAGATTGGCCGATCCAAAAGAACCATCGCTGTTTTGCATGACCTCAACCGGCTTTAATTTTGTTGGTTCAGCCTGATTCACAGCGCCAGAGAATACTCGTTTCAATACTTTACTGTTATCTGCATCGGCACTAGCATCCTTAACAACATCTCTCCTAATTCGCCTCCATTTCTTCAAGCCAAATCCCTTAGTCGGAGGTGACCCTCCAGCTGGAGATATGGCCGTTGAAGGCGATGACTTCCCTGAATTCCCCACTTGCTCACTTCCCACACCTTCCTTAACTTCTCCATCATGAGGCAATGTATTCGTATCACCATTACCATTAGCACCCATGTCATGAATTATCCCATTCGAACATGATCCATTAGCCTTTATCTTACTGTTATCATCCCCACCATCACCATCTCCATGATTTAAGGGACAGTCAGGGGTTGTGGTTGggatgatggtggtggtagtTAATTCATTATCTTCAACAGATTCAAGCGCAGGACTTTCACTCTCCAAATCCATAAATCAGAGGTTTAAAGGGTGGTCTCTCTGGATCAAGATCAAGAACAAAGAACTATCATTCCAGCAGTATTATGTCCAAATCtggaaaatagaataaaatatataacactTTGCATCAAATTCAAATAACCCCTGATTCAATTTTCCTATCCATGAACagattaaaatgaattaaacaaatccaaaagaaaGCATAATTCAAAAGAGTGAGATATATtattgaagggaaaaaagagagagtgaaaGATAAAAGGATATACCTTTTTTATATCCATATAACTAAAAAGGAAAgctttgaaatgaaaattgaagAAGGAAGGCGAATGGAATGATGGGGGAAATCAAAAGGAGATAGCAACCATAAACTGTGCTTGAATTTGCAATCTTGTACAGAAGCAGCGCGTCCTGGCGTGGCTggaatgaaataattaatattaataaaaaaaaaagaaaagaaaagaatgaacgTGGAGAGAGGAAGATAGGGCCACATGGAAGAGGTAAGGATGGCCCAAGAACCCAACGTGTCCAAGTGGGGCATTTCTGGCCATTGGATCACCATCACCACCTGTGATTCTCTCGTTAACAACCACCCTGAGATCTCATCACATCTGACAAAAGTGTCGGTCTCCACTCTCCTGCTAACACCATGCTCTTTACtgacaaactatatatatttaacccaaaaaaccacatgaaaagatgaaatcacCCCTGGGTCggtccttttctttcttttttattgtaaggGCAGAAAGGTcttttaataatcttaaaaaaaatacaatgacatGAGCACCTTTTGCTAGCTGTTCGTGTTTTTTTGGGCTCGGGGCTAAGTAAGTAattacactattttttttaaaagaaaaaaattgcagtAATCCCTAGCAATTCTTTAGTGACAGATTAATATCTTAAAATGACTCAATTAACCCTACAACCAGGACATCCAAAAACCACCTGAAAGGATAAAACCGACATTACA
This genomic interval from Populus alba chromosome 1, ASM523922v2, whole genome shotgun sequence contains the following:
- the LOC118037688 gene encoding WPP domain-interacting protein 2, encoding MDLESESPALESVEDNELTTTTIIPTTTPDCPLNHGDGDGGDDNSKIKANGSCSNGIIHDMGANGNGDTNTLPHDGEVKEGVGSEQVGNSGKSSPSTAISPAGGSPPTKGFGLKKWRRIRRDVVKDASADADNSKVLKRVFSGAVNQAEPTKLKPVEVMQNSDGSFGSANLFRNVALGDAFVTRGSSLESIFMVASAFAAGMDSENSEDRSSKSSTAASAPRVRHDLPALSGYARDKNRVKSLSGKGVGSSAQQVQQGKGWVENGKKPRGERVKIEKENSHSSMESDSRSSNFVFMQGDCSVTSNGKQSGRSMIYDGENSDEAHAGEQQFSGDVHTGYGQENVGEVEDVSEDELAAEASWTDKGEKRVDHRPSADQDQWDESILSLQSVQKALENEVQKLGEIGKVSSVVEDSSLADPEIHESSLSDKFDSESFKESSSLEFQVLSLTQNVKYLESSLELTKAMLKMKETMVAELEASLNGDKSPKEESVSTAELQQEKSRELENELEGLFKQKIEAEIKCLALTRNLQKLRVAAGDQIALFEEQQAMAGEQVQMLNKLGEAEIKAASLKKQAEQLEKYCGDVLGTEEVFEMQSKVCEVTACFFIQLILLFLVFWLLVSQLSPSSGVVAPT